The Alicyclobacillus macrosporangiidus CPP55 genome segment CGGGACACAGGTAGCGGTGAAACCGCCGACGTTCGCCCTGTTCGTCAACGACAGCGAACTGATGCACTTTTCCTACGAGCGGTATCTGGAAAACCGTCTGCGGCAGGCGTTCGGATTTGAGGGCACGCCGATTCGGCTCTTGGTCCGAACCCGTTCCTAGACCGCAGACCGGAAGCGGATGCACCCAGGATATGGGCCAGCAGGCGGGGCTGAGGAGGAGGACGGGTGATTCTCCTGTGCGCAATCGTCGGGTATTTGTTAGGGTCCGTCTCCACCAGCACCTTGGTGGTTCGATGGGCGGCCGATTTGGACATCCGGCAGCACGGCAGCGGCAACGCTGGGGCGACCAACACATTGCGCGTATTGGGTCTTCGGTATGCCCTCTTGGTGCTCGCTGTCGATATTTTGAAAGGCATGGCCGCCGTCGGGATCGCGGAGGTCCTTGGACACGGCCATCCTTGGGCGGTCTACGCCGCCGGTCTCGCGGCCATTGCGGGACACAATTGGCCGGTATTCTTCGGTTTTCGAGGTGGAAAGGGCGTCGCCACCACCATCGGGGTGCTGGCTTTGGTGATGTTCACGCCTGCGGCCATCACCGGTGCGATCGCCATCCTTATGGTGGTCTTGACACGTTACGTGTCGCTCGGGGCGTTGACGTTTACGGTGCTCACCCCGGTGGCGGCGCTGTTGCTCGGGTATCCCTGGCCGAAAGTGGCTTTTGCGGTGGTCATCGCCGCACTGTCCATCTTCCGGCATCGGCAAAACATCGGCCGTCTGCGGCGCGGGGAAGAACACAAGGTATTCTCAAAATCGTGACAGGCTCATGAATGGGAGCACCCAGGCGACGGGGAGGGGCTGCGATGAACATCTCGGTACTGGGCGCTGGCAGTTGGGGAACCGCACTGGCGATGGTGCTCGTGGGCAACGGCCACCAGACCACGTTGTGGGCGCGTCGTCCCGGCTTGGTGGACGAGATCCGCACGATGGGCACCAATCATCATTACCTTCCAGGCGTGAGGCTGCCCGCGGGATTGTCGGCGACAGACGATGCAGCGGAAGCCCTCGCCGGCGCGGAGATGGTGGTGTATGTCGTGCCGTCCGCTTCCATGGCGGAGGTGGTGGAGGCCACGAGCCGGTGGATCCCGGACGAGGCGCTGTTGGTCCATGCCGTCAAAGGGTTTGATCCGGCGACGCATCGCCGGATGTCCCAGGTGATCCTGGCAGCGCACCCGGAAGCGGCCTCGCGGGTGTGCGCCCTGACGGGCCCCAGCCATGCGGAGGAGGTCGCCCGCGGCATGCCGACCACCCTCGTCGCAGCGGCCTACTCACGCCAGACCGCAGAGATGGTTCAGGACGCCCTGATGAACGCCACGCTCCGCGTGTATACCAATCCAGATGTCGTCGGGGCGGAGTTGGGCGGGGCCTTAAAGAACATCATCGCCCTCGGGGTGGGCATCGCCGACGGATTGGGTTACGGGGACAATGCCAAGGCTGCCCTGATGACCCGAGGGCTCGCCGAGATCAGCCGGCTGGGCCGCGCGATGGGGGCTTCGCCGCTCACCTTTGCCGGCCTGTCGGGGGTCGGAGATCTGATTGTCACCTGCACCAGCCGCCACAGCCGAAACTTTCGGGCGGGCCGTATGCTCGGCCAAGGCCGGCCGTTGCCGGAGGTGCTGAATGAGATCGGTATGGTGGTCGAGGGAGTCACCGCCACGAGGGCAGCCGTCGAGATCGCTGCCGAATACGAGGTGGAAATGCCCATCTCCCAAGCCATCTACCAGGTCCTGTTTCAAGGTAAACAACCTGAGGAAGCGGTCGACGACCTGATGGGGCGTGAGCGCGGACGAGAGCTCGAAGAAGTGGCGCGCGATCTGGTCCCGCCGGATTGGCTGCGGACGTGACACTGGATGTCGATTGGCGGGTTTGGTAAAATGGCTCAAGGTTGGACAACCCGGTCGAACAGCAGCCTCGTGAGGGAGTTGCGCCAGGGGACCGGTCAGGCGGGAGGATGCGCATGAGCCAAATACCTGCGGATCTGAAGTATTCGAAAGAGCACGAGTGGGTACGCGTCGAAGGGAATCGGGCGTACGTCGGGATCACGGATTTCGCGCAGGACGAACTGGGGGACATCGTGTTCGTCGAGCTGCCGGAGGTCGGCGCGCAGGTCACGGCCAATGAGACCTTTGGCACGGTGGAATCGGTGAAAACCGTCTCGGATCTGTTCGCCCCCGTATCTGGTAAGGTGGTGGAAGTCAACGGCGCGCTCGCCGACAACCCGGAAAAGGTGAACGAGAGCCCGTACGGAGACGGGTGGATGATTGTGATCGAGATGTCGAATCCGGAGGAATTGAACCAGCTGTTGGATGCCGCCGGGTACCAGGCGCACATCGGCGGCTGAGGAAAAGACACGTCATCGCTGGGTTCAGGCGTTTCTCTTCGGCGCCCGTGCACAGGCGTTGCGAAGGCCAACGCCCCACGTCAACCCTTGGGACAGCCCGCAAGCGGAAGCTTGCGGGCTGTCCTGTTCTGGTGGTTCTACCGGCACGGCTCGGACAGTATACATAGGGTGTCAGCGGCGGCAGGGCCCTCTCCGGCATACGCCGACATTCCCTGCATATATATGTTAGCGTCCCACCGCATGGGACAGATCCTGGGACTGTCAGTGGCCCGGGGAGGTGTACGGGCGGAGCTGTCTACGCCGAAAACTTGGGGGGCCTGGTGTCCAGCGGGTTGGGCTGTGCTCCGATACGGATTCCAACGGGGCGTCCGGAAGCCGCTCGGGCCCGCAAACGAGGAGGAGGAACGCGTGGAGAAGTTCGACGTTTTTAAAGACATCGCGGAGCGGACAGGGGGCGACATTTATCTCGGCGTAGTCGGCCCCGTACGCACTGGCAAGTCCACGTTCATCAAGAAGTTTATGGAGCTCATTGTGCTGCCCAACATCAAGGAGGAGGCGGACCGAGTACGCGCGACCGACGAACTGCCGCAGAGCGCGGCCGGGAGGACCATCATGACGACGGAGCCCAAGTTCATTCCCAACCAGTCCGTCGAGATAACGGTCGCCGAGGGACTTGATGTCAATGTGCGCGTCGTCGACTGCGTGGGTTACGCGGTAGAGGGCGCGAGAGGATATGAGGACGAAAACGGGCCCCGCATGGTGACCACCCCATGGTTCGATGAACCGATTCCGTTCCAGGAAGCGGCGGAGATCGGCACGCGCAAAGTGATCGCGGATCATTCGACGCTGGGCGTGGTGGTCACGACCGACGGGACCATCGCGGAGATCCCGCGGGAGGGGTACGTGTCCGCCGAGGAACGAGTGGTGCAAGAACTGAAGGAGTTGGGCAAACCCTTCGTGGTCATCGTCAACTCCGCCCATCCGGAGCACCCTCGCTCCCAGGCGTTGCGTGCCGAGTTAGCCGAAAAATACGATGTGCCCGTTCTCCTGTTGTCCTGTGCGACGTTGACGGTGCACGAGATCCACTCGGTACTTCGGGAAGCGCTGTACGAGTTTCCGGTCAAGGAGGTCAATGTCAATCTGCCCAACTGGGTCATGGTCCTCGACGAGGACCACTGGCTCCGTCAACAGTTCCAGGATTCCGTTCAGGAGACCATTCGCGACATTCGCCGCATCCGCGATATCGACCGAGTAGTGACGAATTTCTCGAATTACGAATTCATCTCCTACGCCGGGCTTTCGCACATGGACATGGGCAAAGGCGTCGCAGTGATTGATCTGTCTGCTCCGGACGAACTGTACGACCGCGTGTTGACCGAGGTGGTCGGCGTTCAGATCACCGGCCGCGACCAGCTGCTGCGCATGATGAAGGAATTTGTGCACGCGAAGAAGGAGTACGACAAGGTCGCGGACGCTCTGAAGATGGTGAAGATGACCGGTTACGGAATCGCGCCGCCTGTCTTGGAGGAGATGACGCTGGACGAACCCGAGTTGATCAAGCAGGGTTCACGCTTCGGCGTTCGCCTCAAGGCCACGGCGCCATCCATCCACATGATCCGGGTGGACGTCGAATCGGAGTTCGCGCCCATCGTCGGTACCGAAAAACAATCCGAAGAACTGGTCCGGTATTTGATGCAGGACTTCGAGAACGATCCGCTGAAGATTTGGGAGAGCGACATCTTTGGAAAGTCACTTGCGGCGATCGTACGCGAGGGTATTTCCGGAAAACTGTCGCTGATGCCAGAGAACGCCCAGTACAAACTGCGCGAGACCTTGCAGCGCATCATCAACGAGGGCAGCGGCGGGCTGATCGCCATCATCCTGTAACCTGTTCAGGGGAAGTCGGATTGCCCTCGATATCCGGATAGACCTGCGAGATCCTCCCATCCGTCCAACGTGGGGCTGAGCGCCCCGCTTTGGACGTTTTCGCCTGAGAAAATTTTCGCATGGCAGGTATAAACGGGCCGATTGCGGAAAAAACGGTAATAGTCTGTGTCATGAAGAGGTGTTCAATATGAACAAAGCGGATCTGATTCAGGCGGTCGCCGATCGCACGGGCATGACCAAGAAGGACGCGACGCAGGCGGTGGAGGCTGTGTTCAACGCCATCTCTGAGGCCTTGGCGCGCGGGGAGAAGGTTCAGCTCGTCGGATTCGGGAACTTTGAAATTCGCGAGCGAGCTGCCCGCAAGGGTCGCAATCCGCAGACGGGCGAGGTCATCGACATCGCCGCCAGCAAGGTGCCCGCATTTCGTGCAGGCAAAGCGCTCCGTGAAGGAATCCAGTGACACCCGCGGGTGCCGCGATGGATTTCCGAACCCGCCGTTCCCTCCCGCCTGGGCGCGAGGACGGCGGGTTTTTTCATATTCTCCTGAGATTCACCGTTGCATCCTTGGGCGGGGTCCGCTATAATGAATGACGCGCGTCAGCGTACGACGGGATGTGGCGCAGCCTGGTAGCGCGCTACCTTGGGGAGGTAGAGGTCCCGGGTTCAAATCCCGGCATTCCGACCAACGAACCAGCGTGATGAGCGCTGGTTTTTCGTTTCAAATGAGGAAATCCATGAATATTTGGAGGAGTGTGGGACACGTGGCGGATTCTTCACCGGTGTTGGGCGAATACTTTGTGATACACGCACTGGAGAACGGCGTTCAGGTCATCGGATTGACGCGGGGGCCGGAGACACGTTTTCATCATGCCGAGAAACTGGACAAGAATGAGGTGATGGTGGCTCAGTTCACCGAACACACCTCCGCAATGAAGATCCGGGGAAAGGTGTGCATCTATACGAAGCACGGCGTGATCCGAAACACCGATTCTCAGGGGTAAAAGCCGCCATACTACGGGTACAGCAGACCGGCGCCGGCGCATCGATGTGGTATAATGTCGTGGGAGCGCACGCGGACAGGCCGATGCGCTCGTTGGCAACAGGGAGGATGAGCGCGGCGTGGCGTGGACGAATCTGAGCGACCTCAGTTTTGAAGATGTAAATGATTGGGTGCAGCGGTATATCGACCACGCGTACCTTCGCGCTGCCCAGGTTCGTCCGACCGCCAGCCGATTTCATTTTGGGGCAGCCCGCACCATTCTGCAGGCGGCAGAGGTTCCTTCGGACACCGCCATTCCGGTGCTGAGCGCTGTGCTTTTGCTGCAGACGGGCCTGTCGATGCATGACGACGTCGACCGCGTCGACGGCCTGAACCGCCAATTGTACGTGCTCGCCGGAGATTACTGTAGCAGTTGGTACTACGCCATCTTGGCCGAGGTCGGAGACGAAGACCTGTTGGCGACGCTCTGCGAAGCGGTCGTGCGGATCAATGAGGCGAAGATGGCTTGTTACTTGGGGATGCCGGACATCCCGCCGCGGCGGTACATGGAGCTGCAGGAAGTCATCCAGGGGGCGCTGTTGTTCGCACTCGCCCAACACTACCTTCCGGATGGCGGCTGGATCACGCAGATCCAATCGCTGGTGCGCGGCTACGTGGTCCAACGTGAGACCGCGGACCCGGTTACCCCCCGCCACGTCACCCTGCGGCAAGCACATGAGTGGCTGGTGGAAGCCCGGGACCGGGTGATGCGGCTGCAGGCCAATGTGCGTCAGCAGCCGTTCGCGGCGTACGTCATGGAATACTTGGGGGCCATCAAGTCGTCGTTGGAGAGTCAATCATTGGCTGAGGGGAACCGCTGATGTACGCCAAAGAGTCGAAGTCTGCCCACGTGCACTTCGTTTTCTCGCAGATCGCCAAACGTTATGACGTCATGAATTCCCTGTTGAGCTTTTGGCAGCACAAACTGTGGCGCCGTTTCGCCATGCGTCACACCCATCTGAGGCGCGGCGGACGCGCCATCGACGTGGCCTGCGGCACGGGGGATTGGACGCTGTCGTTGGCGAAGGCCGTGGGTCCCGAGGGACATGTGGTGGGGCTCGACTTTTGCAAAGAAATGCTCGACGTCGCCCAGGAAAAGATGGAGCGGCGAGGCTACAGCCCGAAGCAGGTCACGCTGGTGGAAGGGGACGCGATGGATCTGCCCTTCGAGGACAATTCCTTCGACGTCGCCACCATCGGATTCGCCTTGCGGAACGTTCCGGATGTGTTGACGGTGCTGCGCGAGATGGCGCGCGTCGTCAAACCGGGCGGGCAGGTGATCTCCCTCGAACTGTCCAAACCCGAGTCGCGCTGGTTTCGCAGCGTGTATTATTTTTACTTTTACCGCGTCGTACCTTGGATCGGTTCACTGGCGGTAGGCAAGAGGGAACCGTACGCGTGGCTTCCGGAGTCGTTGACGGACTTTCCGGATCGCAGAAGGCTCGAGGATTTGTTCCGTCAGGCCGGACTGCGGAATGTCAAGAGTTATCCGTTGACGGGCGGGATCGCCGCGCTGCACATCGGGGTGAAAGCGGAGGACTGAGGATGGAGTTTCAAGAAGTGTACCGGCGTTACCGTCCGGAGCTGCATCAGGTCGAGGCGATCCTCCTCGATCAACTGCGGGTGGGCGAGGACGCGTTGACGGAGTCTTCAGGACAGCTCATCCGGGCCGGCGGCAAACGCATCCGTCCCCTGTTCGCCCTCATCTGCAGCCGCTTCGGCGATCCCGCGAGTGACCGCACCAGAGTCCTCCGGGTGGCCGCAGCCTTGGAGATGGTGCACATGGCCACGTTGGTTCATGACGATGTGGTGGATGATGCCTCTCTCCGACGAGGACAACCCACTGTCCGCGTGCGGTTTGGGAATCGGCCGGCCATGTACACGGGTGACTTTCTGTTCGCCAAGTCGATTCAGCTGCTGACCACCGTGGAACGGCCGGATTTGCACCGGGACATGGCGCGGGCCATGGTTCGCATATGCCAGGGGGAGATTGATCAAATCCGCGATCTCCACAACTGGCGGCAGACGTTGCGCGACTATCTGCGGCGGATTGAGCGGAAAACCGCACTGCTCATCTCCGTCAGCTGCCAACTGGGTGCGAAAGTGGCCGGCGCTCCCGTGGATGTGGTTCGAACGCTGCGCAGATTCGGCTACTACACGGGCATGGCATTTCAGATGATCGACGATGTGCTCGATTACGTCGGCGACGAGCGGGTCGTCGGCAAGCGCGTCGGCGGAGACCTGATGCAGGGCAATCTGACGCTGCCGGCTTTGTACGCGGCCCAGCAGGCGGGACGCGGGAAGGAGCTGGCGCAGCTGTTGAGCCACGCTCCGTCCGCAGCGGAGGTCGCCAAGGCGGTGGACATCGTAAAGGAGAGTGGCGCCATCGCCTATGTTCAACGACTGGCCGACCGGTACCGGGAGAAGGCCATCGCCGTGCTGGCAGGTCTGGAGGATCGGGTGGAACGGGAAGAGTTGGCGGTCGTCGCAGCTTTCGTCAACGGCCGGGCATACTGAGGGGCCGTCGCGGGAGGAGCACGAGGCTCATTGCAGGCCCCGCACAAGGAGCCGATTCGCGAAGGCCGTACGGAACGGTGCGATGGCCCGGCCTTGATGGCTGGGCTGCTTTTTTTTACAATAGCAGAGTGTCGCGCGGGCGGGGAACGGCATTCGGCCTCCCGTCCGCCAGGTTCGAGTGGAGGAGCGTGTCAGTTTGGCGACGGAAAAGACTTTTGTGATGGTGAAACCGGACGGCGTACAGCGCGGTCTCATCGGAGAAGTGGTCTCCCGCTTCGAGCGTAAGGGCTTGAAGCTGGTGGGTGCCAAGTTGATGTCTGTGTCGCAGTCCTTGGCGGAGCAGCACTACGCGGAGCACAAAGAGCGTCCGTTTTTCAAGGACCTGGTTTCGTTCATCACCTCGTCTCCGGTGTTCGCCATGGTGTGGGAAGGCGAGAACGCCATCGCCATCGCCCGCAGCATGATGGGGAAGACCAATCCTGCCGAAGCCGCACCGGGCACCATCCGGGGCGATTACGGGCTGAGCATCGGCATGAACATCATCCATGGTTCGGATTCGCCCGCCAGCGCGGAGCGTGAGATCGCCCTGTGGTTCGGCGGCGACCTGCTCTCGTACGAACGGTCTGTGGACGTCTGGTTGGCGTGACGGCGAGCCCCCCGGTCTCCGGGGGGTTTTTTCATCCCTGAACGGCGGTCTTAACCGCACACATGTCGAAGGATGCGATCCCGGTTCTCCCACACAGCCAGGCGTCCGGCCCGTACACAAGCGGTCAGTTGGTGGAACGACCACCAGGTCATGGAGGACAGTCGGGGAGTCAAGGTGATCACGTCCTCTCCAGCCGTGTCGGCTGCGACGGCCTCCTGCAGCAGGATGTCGATCGCGCGTGCCACGACGTGTACGAACGTGTCTGGGTTCCAATCCTCGTTCAATTGGTGCAAATTGACTGCGATGATCCGCCGGCACCCGGCTTGGCGAAGGACCCGAACGGGGACATAGTCTCGGATGCCACCATCGGTCAACAGGCGCTGACCGCAGGGAACGGGGGAGAACACCCCCGGGAGAGAGCAGCTGCCTCGGATCGCGAGGGCCGCGTCGACCACCGGATCGAACCCCAGTTCGCGCGCTGCCGGGTCGTTCGTCAAGGTCACCGGCTGTCCCGTGCACAGATCGGTGGCGATGATATAGTAGGGCATGTGGGCCTCTTTGCGCCCGAGGAGATGTCGGATGTACTGCTCCAGACGCTGGCCCCGGACCAATCCGCCGGGCAGGCGCAACGCGTTTCTTCGTCGGATACGGCGGCTCCAGAGAGCGAACAGGGAGGACAGCAGAGGA includes the following:
- the spoIVA gene encoding stage IV sporulation protein A, which produces MEKFDVFKDIAERTGGDIYLGVVGPVRTGKSTFIKKFMELIVLPNIKEEADRVRATDELPQSAAGRTIMTTEPKFIPNQSVEITVAEGLDVNVRVVDCVGYAVEGARGYEDENGPRMVTTPWFDEPIPFQEAAEIGTRKVIADHSTLGVVVTTDGTIAEIPREGYVSAEERVVQELKELGKPFVVIVNSAHPEHPRSQALRAELAEKYDVPVLLLSCATLTVHEIHSVLREALYEFPVKEVNVNLPNWVMVLDEDHWLRQQFQDSVQETIRDIRRIRDIDRVVTNFSNYEFISYAGLSHMDMGKGVAVIDLSAPDELYDRVLTEVVGVQITGRDQLLRMMKEFVHAKKEYDKVADALKMVKMTGYGIAPPVLEEMTLDEPELIKQGSRFGVRLKATAPSIHMIRVDVESEFAPIVGTEKQSEELVRYLMQDFENDPLKIWESDIFGKSLAAIVREGISGKLSLMPENAQYKLRETLQRIINEGSGGLIAIIL
- a CDS encoding patatin-like phospholipase family protein gives rise to the protein MSGLTPLRPLGLALSGGTLKAAAHVGVLQALEAMGIRPDCVAGTSAGSLVAALYAHGVRPDGMMDIIRQFPGPFLLDYGFPLLSSLFALWSRRIRRRNALRLPGGLVRGQRLEQYIRHLLGRKEAHMPYYIIATDLCTGQPVTLTNDPAARELGFDPVVDAALAIRGSCSLPGVFSPVPCGQRLLTDGGIRDYVPVRVLRQAGCRRIIAVNLHQLNEDWNPDTFVHVVARAIDILLQEAVAADTAGEDVITLTPRLSSMTWWSFHQLTACVRAGRLAVWENRDRILRHVCG
- a CDS encoding demethylmenaquinone methyltransferase, coding for MYAKESKSAHVHFVFSQIAKRYDVMNSLLSFWQHKLWRRFAMRHTHLRRGGRAIDVACGTGDWTLSLAKAVGPEGHVVGLDFCKEMLDVAQEKMERRGYSPKQVTLVEGDAMDLPFEDNSFDVATIGFALRNVPDVLTVLREMARVVKPGGQVISLELSKPESRWFRSVYYFYFYRVVPWIGSLAVGKREPYAWLPESLTDFPDRRRLEDLFRQAGLRNVKSYPLTGGIAALHIGVKAED
- a CDS encoding heptaprenyl diphosphate synthase component 1, whose protein sequence is MAWTNLSDLSFEDVNDWVQRYIDHAYLRAAQVRPTASRFHFGAARTILQAAEVPSDTAIPVLSAVLLLQTGLSMHDDVDRVDGLNRQLYVLAGDYCSSWYYAILAEVGDEDLLATLCEAVVRINEAKMACYLGMPDIPPRRYMELQEVIQGALLFALAQHYLPDGGWITQIQSLVRGYVVQRETADPVTPRHVTLRQAHEWLVEARDRVMRLQANVRQQPFAAYVMEYLGAIKSSLESQSLAEGNR
- a CDS encoding polyprenyl synthetase family protein, encoding MEFQEVYRRYRPELHQVEAILLDQLRVGEDALTESSGQLIRAGGKRIRPLFALICSRFGDPASDRTRVLRVAAALEMVHMATLVHDDVVDDASLRRGQPTVRVRFGNRPAMYTGDFLFAKSIQLLTTVERPDLHRDMARAMVRICQGEIDQIRDLHNWRQTLRDYLRRIERKTALLISVSCQLGAKVAGAPVDVVRTLRRFGYYTGMAFQMIDDVLDYVGDERVVGKRVGGDLMQGNLTLPALYAAQQAGRGKELAQLLSHAPSAAEVAKAVDIVKESGAIAYVQRLADRYREKAIAVLAGLEDRVEREELAVVAAFVNGRAY
- a CDS encoding NAD(P)H-dependent glycerol-3-phosphate dehydrogenase: MNISVLGAGSWGTALAMVLVGNGHQTTLWARRPGLVDEIRTMGTNHHYLPGVRLPAGLSATDDAAEALAGAEMVVYVVPSASMAEVVEATSRWIPDEALLVHAVKGFDPATHRRMSQVILAAHPEAASRVCALTGPSHAEEVARGMPTTLVAAAYSRQTAEMVQDALMNATLRVYTNPDVVGAELGGALKNIIALGVGIADGLGYGDNAKAALMTRGLAEISRLGRAMGASPLTFAGLSGVGDLIVTCTSRHSRNFRAGRMLGQGRPLPEVLNEIGMVVEGVTATRAAVEIAAEYEVEMPISQAIYQVLFQGKQPEEAVDDLMGRERGRELEEVARDLVPPDWLRT
- the gcvH gene encoding glycine cleavage system protein GcvH translates to MSQIPADLKYSKEHEWVRVEGNRAYVGITDFAQDELGDIVFVELPEVGAQVTANETFGTVESVKTVSDLFAPVSGKVVEVNGALADNPEKVNESPYGDGWMIVIEMSNPEELNQLLDAAGYQAHIGG
- a CDS encoding HU family DNA-binding protein; the encoded protein is MNKADLIQAVADRTGMTKKDATQAVEAVFNAISEALARGEKVQLVGFGNFEIRERAARKGRNPQTGEVIDIAASKVPAFRAGKALREGIQ
- the mtrB gene encoding trp RNA-binding attenuation protein MtrB; the protein is MADSSPVLGEYFVIHALENGVQVIGLTRGPETRFHHAEKLDKNEVMVAQFTEHTSAMKIRGKVCIYTKHGVIRNTDSQG
- the plsY gene encoding glycerol-3-phosphate 1-O-acyltransferase PlsY; the encoded protein is MILLCAIVGYLLGSVSTSTLVVRWAADLDIRQHGSGNAGATNTLRVLGLRYALLVLAVDILKGMAAVGIAEVLGHGHPWAVYAAGLAAIAGHNWPVFFGFRGGKGVATTIGVLALVMFTPAAITGAIAILMVVLTRYVSLGALTFTVLTPVAALLLGYPWPKVAFAVVIAALSIFRHRQNIGRLRRGEEHKVFSKS
- the ndk gene encoding nucleoside-diphosphate kinase; amino-acid sequence: MATEKTFVMVKPDGVQRGLIGEVVSRFERKGLKLVGAKLMSVSQSLAEQHYAEHKERPFFKDLVSFITSSPVFAMVWEGENAIAIARSMMGKTNPAEAAPGTIRGDYGLSIGMNIIHGSDSPASAEREIALWFGGDLLSYERSVDVWLA